Proteins co-encoded in one Labilithrix sp. genomic window:
- a CDS encoding PilZ domain-containing protein, giving the protein MPCQIVREKDFRLVAETALDVSPDGMLLATEMDLEPGENVFVSFRATELGIWFDSEAKVARVIRGRRPGDKGRGVGITFSTMSRVKRLILRNHLRRVPPPVPRRTQRIDWSATVIGLES; this is encoded by the coding sequence ATGCCCTGTCAGATCGTTCGGGAGAAGGATTTTCGGCTCGTCGCCGAGACGGCGCTCGACGTCTCGCCGGATGGGATGCTCCTCGCGACCGAGATGGACCTCGAGCCCGGCGAGAACGTGTTCGTCTCGTTCCGTGCGACCGAGCTCGGGATCTGGTTCGACAGCGAAGCGAAGGTCGCGCGCGTGATCCGTGGGCGGCGGCCGGGCGACAAGGGAAGGGGAGTCGGGATCACCTTCTCGACGATGTCGCGGGTGAAGCGGCTCATCCTTCGCAATCACCTGCGACGCGTTCCGCCGCCGGTGCCGCGCCGCACCCAGCGCATCGACTGGTCCGCCACCGTGATCGGGCTCGAGTCGTGA
- a CDS encoding PilZ domain-containing protein gives MKALFDYARRNVTRREVLLPCQAVREHDFKLIADRMLDLSTDGMLVPLRRQVLTGEPIIVSFSIGGMWIDAEATVARIVHGRRPGDDGIAAGLVFDPLSPSARSALAGYLHGRREPLPRRGPRAALRRGAEAPRLADEAIMNAPLLVPADVLADEADVLADDDIDALGILRAVATAWQQLSSSTQGLRPCTPSQP, from the coding sequence GTGAAGGCGCTCTTCGACTACGCCCGCCGCAACGTCACGCGGCGCGAGGTCCTCCTGCCCTGTCAGGCCGTGCGCGAGCACGACTTTAAGCTCATCGCCGATCGGATGCTCGACCTCTCGACCGACGGCATGCTCGTCCCACTTCGGCGGCAGGTGCTGACCGGCGAGCCGATCATCGTGTCGTTCTCGATCGGCGGGATGTGGATCGACGCGGAGGCGACCGTCGCGCGCATCGTCCACGGCCGCCGCCCCGGCGACGACGGCATCGCAGCCGGCCTCGTCTTCGACCCGCTCTCCCCGTCGGCGCGCTCTGCGCTCGCCGGCTATCTCCACGGCCGTCGCGAGCCGCTCCCGCGCCGCGGACCGCGCGCGGCGCTGAGGCGAGGCGCCGAGGCGCCGCGCCTCGCCGACGAAGCGATCATGAACGCGCCGCTCCTCGTGCCCGCCGACGTCCTCGCCGACGAGGCCGACGTCCTCGCCGACGACGACATCGACGCCCTCGGCATCCTCCGCGCCGTCGCCACCGCCTGGCAACAGCTCAGCTCTTCGACGCAGGGGCTTCGCCCCTGCACCCCCTCGCAGCCGTAG